A genomic window from Cricetulus griseus strain 17A/GY chromosome 4, alternate assembly CriGri-PICRH-1.0, whole genome shotgun sequence includes:
- the LOC100756330 gene encoding resistin-like gamma isoform X2 codes for MKTATCCLLIFICLLQLMVPMNTVNLDSLLEEKIKEFIGCGDGCPSTVTKTLSCTSIKASGRLASCPPGMAVTGCACGYGCGSWDIQNGNTCHCQCSVMDWATARCCQLA; via the exons ATGAAGACTGCAACTTGTTGCCTTCTTATCTTTATCTGCCTTCTCCAGCTGATGGTTCCAATGAATACTGTGAACTTAGACTCTCTGCTGGAGGAAAAAATCAAGGAATTTATCGGCTGTGGAG ATGGCTGTCCCTCCACTGTGACTAAAACTCTCTCCTGCACTAGTATCAAGGCCTCAGGCAGACTAGCTTCCTGTCCTCCTG GGATGGCCGTCACTGGTTGTGCTTGTGGCTATGGTTGTGGATCATGGGATATCCAGAATGGAAATACTTGCCACTGTCAGTGCTCAGTCATGGACTGGGCCACTGCCCGCTGCTGCCAACTGGCTTGA